A window from Longimicrobium sp. encodes these proteins:
- the folP gene encoding dihydropteroate synthase produces the protein MGILNVTPDSFSDGGRFRGAGPALARAREMAAAGADLLDVGGESTRPGAAEVDAGEEMERVLPVVEAIRAELDLPVSVDTRKAEVARAALEAGAEVVNDVSALGDPAMADVVAQAGAGLVLMHMRGTPATMQSHASYADVAAEVAAELAPPLARARAAGIEEGRIVLDPGIGFAKTAEQNVELIARLAVLARLGYPLLVGASRKAFIGGLLGGIPAHERDAGTAGACVAGLARGARIFRLHDVRTARHALDVAWSILRIPAEAA, from the coding sequence ATGGGCATCCTGAACGTGACGCCGGACAGCTTCAGCGACGGGGGCCGGTTCCGCGGCGCGGGGCCGGCCCTCGCGCGCGCCCGGGAGATGGCCGCCGCCGGCGCCGATCTGCTCGACGTCGGCGGGGAGAGCACCCGCCCCGGCGCCGCCGAGGTCGATGCGGGCGAGGAGATGGAGCGCGTCCTTCCCGTCGTCGAGGCGATCCGCGCGGAGCTGGACCTGCCTGTGTCGGTGGATACGCGCAAAGCCGAGGTCGCCCGCGCCGCGCTGGAGGCAGGGGCGGAGGTGGTCAACGACGTCTCCGCGCTCGGCGACCCGGCGATGGCGGACGTGGTCGCGCAGGCGGGTGCGGGGCTGGTGCTGATGCACATGCGCGGCACCCCCGCTACCATGCAGTCGCACGCCTCCTACGCCGACGTGGCGGCCGAGGTCGCGGCGGAGCTGGCCCCGCCGCTCGCCCGTGCGCGCGCGGCGGGGATCGAGGAGGGGCGCATCGTGCTGGACCCGGGGATCGGGTTCGCCAAGACGGCGGAGCAGAACGTGGAGCTGATCGCGCGGCTGGCAGTGCTGGCGCGGCTGGGCTACCCGCTCCTGGTGGGTGCGTCGCGCAAGGCGTTCATCGGCGGGCTCCTCGGCGGCATCCCCGCGCACGAGCGCGATGCGGGGACGGCGGGCGCGTGCGTGGCCGGGCTGGCGCGCGGTGCCCGCATCTTTCGCTTACACGACGTGCGCACAGCCCGCCACGCGCTCGACGTGGCATGGAGCATTCTCCGCATCCCCGCGGAGGCGGCATGA
- the cdaA gene encoding diadenylate cyclase CdaA — translation MNAWTGRFGFLTPGWTDLLEIAIVAVLCYRILVVLAGTRAIQMLLGLSSLVALYGVARLIHLQLIEYLLETFFRFGVIAALIVFQPELRSALAHLGKNRFFGGFSRLEGNQVAEEIAEAAEELSRNKTGAIIAVERGVGLGEYVETGTPLHARVSSALLQNIFTPYSLLHDGAAIISGDEIVAAGSILPLTQSPVTDRTLGTRHRAALGLSEETDALVVVVSEETGVISLAHRGRLERGFTPDQLRDLLRGEVPAAG, via the coding sequence ATGAACGCGTGGACGGGGCGCTTCGGCTTCCTCACCCCCGGGTGGACCGACCTGCTGGAGATCGCGATCGTGGCGGTGCTCTGCTACCGCATCCTGGTGGTGCTCGCCGGCACCCGCGCCATCCAGATGCTCCTGGGGCTGTCATCGCTCGTCGCGCTGTACGGCGTCGCGCGGCTGATCCACCTCCAGCTCATCGAGTACCTGCTGGAGACCTTTTTCCGCTTCGGGGTGATCGCCGCGCTGATCGTCTTTCAGCCCGAGCTGCGCAGCGCGCTGGCGCACCTGGGGAAGAACCGCTTCTTCGGGGGCTTCTCGCGCTTGGAAGGCAACCAGGTGGCCGAGGAGATCGCCGAGGCCGCCGAGGAGCTGTCGCGCAACAAGACGGGCGCCATCATCGCCGTGGAGCGCGGCGTGGGGCTGGGCGAGTACGTGGAGACCGGGACGCCGCTGCACGCGCGCGTCTCCTCCGCGCTCCTGCAGAACATCTTCACCCCGTACTCCCTCCTCCACGACGGCGCCGCCATCATCAGCGGCGACGAGATCGTGGCCGCGGGCTCCATCCTCCCGCTCACCCAGTCCCCCGTGACGGACCGCACCCTCGGCACCCGCCACCGCGCCGCCCTGGGCCTCTCCGAAGAGACCGACGCGCTGGTGGTGGTCGTCTCCGAGGAGACGGGCGTGATCTCGCTGGCGCACCGCGGGCGGCTGGAGCGCGGGTTCACGCCGGACCAGCTGCGGGATCTGCTGCGGGGGGAGGTGCCGGCGGCGGGGTGA
- a CDS encoding YggS family pyridoxal phosphate-dependent enzyme, giving the protein MDSAELAARVHEVRERIERARERAGRSDPVTLVAVTKTHPADAVRAVKAAGVADVGENRVQELEEKVAEVGRETVGWHLIGHLQRNKAGKALPLFDLIHSLDSLRLAEALSAEAVKRGVAVRALVQVNASGEGTKGGFEPDALVEGVGRIVGLPGMRVEGLMTMAPFTDDEQVVRAAFRRTRELLDEVARQVPGVAGRHLSMGMSNDFEIAVEEGSTLVRVGSVLFRERG; this is encoded by the coding sequence ATGGATTCGGCAGAGCTCGCGGCGCGCGTACACGAGGTCAGGGAGAGGATCGAGCGGGCGCGGGAGCGCGCCGGGCGCTCTGATCCGGTCACGCTGGTGGCGGTCACCAAGACGCATCCCGCCGATGCGGTGCGGGCGGTGAAGGCGGCGGGGGTGGCGGACGTGGGCGAGAACCGCGTCCAGGAGCTGGAGGAAAAGGTTGCCGAGGTCGGGCGCGAGACGGTCGGGTGGCACCTGATCGGGCACCTGCAGCGCAACAAGGCGGGGAAGGCGCTCCCCCTCTTCGACCTGATCCACTCCCTCGACTCGCTCCGTCTGGCCGAAGCACTGTCCGCCGAGGCCGTGAAGCGTGGGGTGGCAGTGCGGGCGCTGGTGCAGGTGAACGCGTCGGGGGAGGGGACCAAGGGCGGGTTCGAGCCGGACGCGCTGGTGGAGGGCGTCGGTCGGATCGTGGGGCTGCCGGGGATGCGGGTGGAGGGGCTGATGACGATGGCGCCCTTCACCGACGACGAGCAGGTGGTGCGCGCGGCGTTCCGGCGCACGCGCGAGCTGCTGGACGAGGTGGCGCGGCAGGTGCCGGGGGTGGCCGGGCGGCACCTGTCGATGGGGATGAGCAACGACTTCGAGATTGCGGTGGAGGAGGGAAGCACCCTCGTTCGCGTGGGCTCGGTTCTCTTTAGGGAGCGGGGATGA